The following DNA comes from Kaistia sp. 32K.
AGGCGATCCGCGACGGCTGGCCCGGGCTGGACGAGACGCTGGAAGCCGAACGCGAGCGGATCGAATTCCTGCTCGACCGTATTGCCTCGGCCGAAGCCTATGCCGTCACCAGCGCGCTGCTGACGCTTGGCGATGCGGTGATCGGCGAATATGAGCGCGCCAAGCAGGTGCGCGGCGCCCTCGATTTCCAGGACCTGGTCGTCAAGACCGCCAATTTGCTGTCGCGCGCCGATGCCGCCGCCTGGGTGCACTACAAGCTCGATCGCGGCCTCGACCACATCCTGGTCGACGAGGCGCAGGACACCAGCCCGCGCCAGTGGCAGGTGATCGAGCGGCTGGCCGGCGAGTTCTTCTCCGGCCAGAGTGCGCGCGACGTGACGCGCACCTTCTTCGCCGTCGGCGACGAGAAGCAGTCGATCTATTCGTTCCAGGGCGCCGTGCCAGCCTGGTTCGCCCGCCAGCGCGAGACGATCTCGGCGCGGGCCGACGCGGCCAAGGCGCTCTGGCACAATCTCGAGCTGACGCTCTCCTTCCGCTCGACGCCGGACGTGCTCGCCGCCGTCGACCGCATCTTCGAGGCGGAAGAGGCGCATGCCGGCCTGACGCAGGCGAAGTCGCCGACCGTGCACGCGGCCGCGCGCCGGCTCGATCCCGGACGCGTCACCTACTGGCCGCCGATCGAGGCGGAAAAAGCGGCCGTGCCGGAGGACTGGCACACGCCGCTCGATCATCTCGACGCCAAGAGCCCGGAAGTCCGCTTGGCCGAGCGGATCGCCGCGACGGTCGCCGGCTGGAAGCGGGAGGGGGCGACGATCGCCGCCACCGGCAAGCCGATCCGCGAGGGCGGCATCCTGGTGCTGACGCGAAAGCGCGGCCCCCAGACCGACGCGATCAACCGGGCGCTCAAGGCGGCTGGCCTTTCCGTCGCCGGCGCCGACCGGCTGGCGCTGACGAGCCACATCGCCGTGCTCGACCTGATGGCGCTCGCCGACATCCTCCTGCAGCCGCGCGACGACCTGGCGCTGGCGGCGCTCCTGAAGAGCCCGCTGATCGGCTTTTCGGAGGAGCAGCTATTCGAGCTGGCGCATCCGCGCGCCGGCTCGCTCTGGTATGCGCTCGACCGCTCGACCGATGAAGCGGCGGTCCGGGCCTCGGAGCAGCTGAAGACCTGGCGCGTCCGGGCCGAGCATATGAGCCCCTATGCTTTCTTTGCCCGCCTGCTCGGGCCGGATGGCGGCCGCCGGCGGCTTCTGGCGCGGCTGGGGCCGGAGGCGGATGACGTCTTGGACGAGTTCCTGGCGCAGGCGCTGGCGCATGAGCAGGCCTCGGTGCCGTCGCTGCAGGGCTTCGTCGGCTGGATGCGGGAGGCGGCGACGCAGATCAAGCGCGACGCCGACCTCGCCCGCGACGAGATCCGCGTCATGACGGTGCACGGCGCCAAGGGGCTCGAAGCGGACATCGTCTTCCTCGTCGATACCGGCTCGAAGCCCGTGCATGCGAGCCACGATCCGAAGATCGTGGCTCTCGCCGACGATCCCGATGCCGCCGACGGCGCGCCGCTGGTCTGGGTCGCTCCCGGCGCGCGAAAACCGCATGTGGTGGAGCAGGCGATCGATACGCTTCGGGAAAAGGCGCGCGAGGAATATCGCCGGCTGCTCTATGTCGGGCTGACGCGGGCGCGCGATCATCTGATCGTCTGCGGCACGATGAAGGCGAATACCGGCTCGGACCGTCTCTGGCATGAGCTGGTCGGCACCGCGCTCGGCACCGAGGGGCGCACCGTGCCGGTCGCAATCCCCGGCGACGACTTCGACAGCATCGAGTGGCGGCAGGACTGGAGCCGCGTCGCCGCGCCGGCGCAGGAAGCCGCGACCGATGCCGGAGGCCGGGCGCCGGCAGTGCCGGAGCCGTGGCTTTTGCAGCCGCCGCCGGCGGTTCCGCCGGTGCCGCGCCGGCTGACGCCGTCGGCAGCCGTCGGTTTCGCCGAGGCCGAGCCCGCCTTTCCGCCGGTGACGGCGCTGGACGCCCGGCTCGATCCGGCGGCGCTCACCGCGCTCGACCGCGGCCGCATCATCCATCGCCTGCTGCAGGCCTTGCCCGACCAGCCGCCGGCGCAGCGCGCCCAGGTCGCCGGGCGCTATCTCGACGTCGTCGGCAAGGCGTGGACCGAGGCGGAGCGGCAGGACCTGCTCGACCGCATCCTGCCGGTGCTCGACGACGAGACCTTCGCCGAGCTGTTCGGGCCTTCGAGCCGGGCCGAGGTGCCGATCGCCGGTGTGATCGAGACGCGGAGCGGTCCTGCCTCGGTTTCCGGCCGGATCGACCGGCTCGTGGTGCTGCCGGACCGGGTGGTGATCGTCGACTACAAGACCAACCGCCCGGCGCCGCGCCGGCTCGACGACGTGCCCGACGCGCATCTGGCGCAGCTCGCGCTCTATCGGGCGGTGCTGTCGCGGCTCTATCCCGACCGGCCGATCGAGACGGCGCTGCTCTGGACCGAGTTGCCGTTGTTGATGGCGATCCCGGCAGAGTTGCTCGATAGTCGCATGGCTGCCATTACCGCGGCGTGAAACCCGTTTGCCTTGACCGGGGTGGGGCGGGTTCCTACCTTAGAACCACTCTTCCCATCCTTTTTGAGGCTTACCATGGCGACTGCCAAAGTAACGGATAGCTCCTTCGACGCCGACGTTCTCGGGGCATCCGGCCCGGTCGTGGTCGATTTTTGGGCTGAATGGTGCGGCCCGTGCCGCATGATCGCGCCGGCGCTGGAGGAGATCCAGTCGGAGTTGGAAGGCAAGGTGACGATCGCCAAGCTGAACATCGACGAGAATCCCGACATCGCGGTGCGCTACGGCGTCCGCTCGATCCCGACGCTGATCCTGTTCAAGGACGGCGAGCCGACCTCGATCCAGGTCGGCGCCGCGCCGAAGAGCCGGCTGTCGGATTGGATCAAGGGCGCGATCTGATCGCTCCCGACAATGCACGACTTCAACGGGGCCCTCGCGGCCCCGTTTTCATGTCCGGATGCGGGTTAACAGACCTCGGCCTGTTATCAGCGCGGTAGCGTTCCGTTAGCGGCGAGCACGGTGCCGCCGAGATAGAGCGAGCCGCAGATCAGGATGCGCGGCGCGATGCCGGGCGGCAGCGCCTTGCGGATGGCGGCGAGCGCCGCTTCGACACTTGCCGTGGCGCTCGAAGCGATGCCGGCGGCCTCGGCCGCGGCGGCGAGCTCGACCGGATCGCGCCCGGCGTTCGAACCCTCGATCGGCACCGTGTAGACATGCTGGGCGAGGCCGGCGAAGGGGCGGAAGAAGCCGACCGGGTCCTTGGTCACCAGCATGCCGGCGATCAGGTAGAGCGGCCGCGAGACGCGCTCCTCGAGATCGGCGACCGCCTCGGCGACGACGAGCCCGGCGCCGGGGTTGTGGCCGCCGTCGAGCCACAGCTCGGCCTCGGGCGGCGCCTGGTCGACCAGCTTGCCGCTGGTCAGCCGCTGCATCCGCGCCGGCCATTCGACGTTTTGCAGACCCGCCTCGATCGCCGCGACCGGCACGTCGAGGCTGGAGCGGCGCAGCGCCGCGATGGCGGTGCCGGCGTTGACGAACTGGTGCCGGCCCGGCAGGCGCGGCGGCGGCAGGTCGATCAGCCCGTCCTCGTCCTGGTAGACGAGGCGGCCGCGCTCGGCATGCGCCACCCAGTCCTGGTTACCGACGAAGAGCGGCGCCGCGAGCTTGGACGCGTCGCGCTCGATGACGTCGAGCACGACCTGCGACTGCGGCGCGGAGACGACCGGCCGGCCGCGCTTGATGATGCCGGACTTCTCGTGCGCGATGCCGTCGAGGGCGCTGCCCAGGAACTTCTCGTGGTCGACCGAGATCGGCGTGATCACCGCGACGTCGGGCCGATCGATGATGTTGGTGGCGTCGTAGCGGCCGCCGAGGCCGACCTCGAGCAGCGTCACGTCGGCCGGATGGTCGGCGAACAGCTTGAAGGCGGCGGCGGTGGTGATCTCGAAATGGGTGATCGGCGCGCCGTCATTGACCTTTTCGATGTCGAGCAGCGTGTCGACCAGCGCGTCCTCGTCGACGAACCGGCCGCCACCCTGTTGGCCGAGGCGGATGCGTTCGTGGAAGCGCACCAGATGCGGCGAGGTGTAGACGTGCACGGAGAGGCCGGCCGCCTCCAGCATGGCGCGCAGGAAGGCGGTGGTCGAGCCCTTGCCGTTGGTGCCGGCGATGTGCAGCACGGGGCCGAGCTTCGTCTCGGGCGCGCCGAGCTTCGCCATCAGCGGCTTCAGCCGGTCGAGCGAGAGGTCGATTTCCTTGGGGTGGAGCTGGAACAGGCGCTCCAGGATGACGGTGCTGCGGTCCATGTCGGGGTCCATGAAGCGATGCCGTGGCGTGGATCCGTGTCCACGCCAAACCGGCCGCCTTCGCGGCGGCCGGCCGATCCGTTGATAAGGCGTGCCGTGGCGGCGATCAGGTCGCCAGGGCGGCGTCCGGTGCGGCAAGCGCCGGCTGGGCCTTGGCGGGCTTCGTTGCCCCCTTGGCCGCGACCTTGGCGGGCTGCGGGCCGAGCACGCCGCAGAGCCGCGCAATGGTCGAGCGCAGCTGGTGGCGATGCACGACGAGATCGACCATGCCGTGCTCGTTCAGGAATTCCGAGCGCTGGAAGCCCGGCGGCAGCTTCTCGCGGATTGTCTGCTCGATCACGCGCGGGCCGGCGAAGCCGATCAGCGCACCCGGCTCGGCGATCTGGATGTCGCCCAGCATGGCGTAGGAAGCGGTGACGCCGCCCGTGGTCGGGTTGGTCAGCACGACGATATAGGGCAGTTTCGCCTCGCGCAGCGCGATCACGCCGGCGGTGGTGCGGGGAAGCTGCATCAGCGACAGGATGCCTTCCTGCATGCGGGCGCCGCCGGAGGCCGCGAACATGACGAAGGGCTGCTTGCGGTTCAGCGCCGCTTCCATGCCGGCGATGACAGCCTCGCCGGCGGCCATGCCGAGCGAGCCGCCCATGAAGTCGAAATCCTGCACGGCCGTGACCATCGGCACGCCCTCGACGGTGCCGGCGCCGACCAGGACGGCGTCCTGCAGGCCGGTCTTGGTGCGGGCGTCCTTCAGGCGGTCGGTATAGCGGCGCTCGTCGCGGAACTTCAGCGGGTCGACGGCGACTTCGGGGGCGGAAATCGCCTCGTACTTGCCCTCGTCGAAGAAATAGGCGAGCCGCTTCGGCGCGCTCATCCGCATGTGATAGCCCGAGTTCGGGATCACGTAGTGATTGGCCTCGAGGTCGCGATGGAACACCATCTCGCCGGTCTCGGGGCACTTGATCCAGAGGTTCTCGGGAACCTCGCGCTTGTTCAAGAGGCTCTTGATCTTCGGACGAACGACGTCGTTGATCCAGTTCATCGCGTAATCCTTGTTCAGGCTGCGACCGATTTGCGGGCCGCGCGAACGCCGCCCGCCAGATCGGAAACGAGTGCCAGGACGGCCGGCACGGTCGCGGGGGTCGCGCGGCCTTCGCTGTCGAGCGACGCCGCGACGGCCGAGACGATGGCCGAGCCGACGACGACGCCATCGGCATTCGCGCCGATCGCTGCCGCCTGTTCGGCTGTCCTGACGCCGAAACCGACGGAAACCGGTAGATGGGTGTGGCGCTTGATCCGTGCAACGGACTCGGCGACGCGGGACGCGTCGGGGGCTGCCGAGCCGGTGATGCCGTTGATCGAGACGTAGTAGACGAAGCCCGAGGTGTTCTCGAGCACGGCGGGAAGCCGCTTGTCGTCGGTGGTCGGCGTCGCCAGGCGGATGAAGTTCAATCCTGCCTGGAGCGCCGGGATGCAGAGCTCGTCATCGGCCTCCGGGGGAAGGTCGACGATGATCAGTCCGTCGACGCCGGCGGCCTTGGCCTCGGCAACGAAGGCTTCCGGGCCGTGGCTGTAGATCGGGTTGTAGTAACCCATCAGCACGATCGGCGTCGCGTCGTCCGTCTGGCGGAATTCGCGCACGAGATCGAGCGTCTTGACGAGCGTCTGGCCGCCCTTCAGCGCGCGCAGGCCAGCCGCCTGGATCGCCGGGCCGTCGGCCATCGGATCGGAGAACGGCATGCCGAGCTCGATCACGTCGGCGCCGGCGCCGGGCAGCGCCTTCAGCAGCGCCAGCGTGGTGGCGGGGTCCGGGTCGCCGGCCGTCATGAAGGTGACGAGCGCGGGCCGTCCCTCGGACTTCAGGCTCGCGAAGCGGCGGTCGATGCGGGTTTCAGTCATGTGGATCGTGCCGCCCTTGATCAGATGTCCATGCCGAGGAGCTTGCCCACGGTGTGGACGTCCTTGTCGCCGCGGCCGGAGAGGTTGACGATGATGGTCTTGTCCTTGGCCATGGTCGGCGCGACCTTGATCGCCTGGGCGATGGCATGGGCCGATTCCAGCGCCGGGATGATGCCTTCGACGCGGGTGCAGACCTGGAAGGCGTCGAGCGCCTCCTGGTCGACGATCGGCACATAGGTGACGCGGCCGGTGTCGCGCAGCCAGCTGTGCTCGGGGCCGACGCCGGGATAGTCGAGGCCGGCCGAGACCGAATGGCCTTCGAGGATCTGGCCGTCGGCATCCTGCAGCAGATAGGTGCGGTTGCCGTGCAGCACGCCCGGGCGGCCGCCGGTCATCGAGGCGGCGTGGCCGTTCTCGACGTCGAGGCCATGGCCGCCGGCTTCGACGCCGACGATCTCGACATCCTTGTCGTCCAGGAACGGATGGAACAGGCCGATGGCGTTCGAGCCGCCGCCGACGGCGGCGATGATCATGTCGGGCAGGCGGCCTTCCTGCTCCAGCATCTGGGCGCGCGCCTCGGTGCCGATCACCGACTGGAAGTCGCGCACCAGCTCCGGATAGGGATGCGGGCCGGCGGCGGTGCCGATCAGGTAGTAGGTGTCCTCGACATTCGACACCCAGTCGCGCAGCGCCTCGTTCATGGCGTCCTTGAGCGTGCCGTTGCCGGCCGTGACCGGCACGACCTCGGCGCCGAGCAGCTTCATGCGGAAGACGTTCGGCTTCTGCCGCTCGACGTCGGTGGCGCCCATATAGACGACGCAGGGCAGGCCGAAGCGGGCCGAGACGGTGGCGGAGGCGACGCCGTGCTGGCCGGCGCCGGTCTCGGCGATGATCCGCGTCTTGCCCATGCGCTTGGCGAGCAGGATCTGGCCGAGGCAGTTGTTGATCTTGTGGCTGCCAGTGTGGTTCAGGTCCTCGCGCTTGAAGAAGATGCGCGCGCCGCCGAGGTGCTTGGTCAGCCCTTCGGCGAAATAGAGCTTTGACGGCCGGCCGGCGTAATAGGTCGAGAGCGCCTGCAGCTCGGCCTTGAAGGCCGGGTCCACCTTGGCGTCCTCATAGGCCTGCTGCAGCTCGAGGATCAGCGGCATCAGCGTCTCGGCGACGAAGCGTCCGCCATAGATGCCGAAATAGCCGCGCTCGTCCGGGCCGGTCTTGAAGGAGTTGGGCTGGACAGCAGCGGTCACGACGTCATCCTCTCGCCGGCAATCGCCGGGCCTTGGTCAGCGTTGGGTCGAAAGCCGCGGATGGCGGCGATGAAGGCGTGGATCCGGTCGGGATCCTTGATGCCGGGCGCGCTCTCCACGCCCGAGGAAGCGTCGATGCCGAAGGGCCGCGTCAGCGCCAGGGCTTCCGCGACATTGTCGGCGTCGAGCCCTCCGGAAAGCATATAGGAAAGGCCGGGGTCAAGCGCATCGAGCAGATGCCAGTCGAAGGCGACTCCATTGCCACCCGGATGTTTTGCCCCCTTGGGCGGCTTGGCGTCGAGCAGCAGGCGGTCGGCGACCTCGGCGTAAGCCGGCACGCGGGCGAGGTCTTCCGTCCCGCCGATGCCGAGCGCCTTCATCACCGGCAGGCCGAACGCGTGGCGCACCGCGGCGACGCGGTCGACGCTCTCGTTTCCATGCAGCTGCAGCCAGTCGGGCTTCACCGTCTGGGCGATCTCGGCGAGGCCGGCATCGTCCATGTCGACGGTGAGCGCAACGATCCCGGCGCGGCCGCGGGCGCGCTCGGCCAAAGTCGCGGCGCGTTCCGTCGTCACGAAGCGCGGGCTCTTCGGGAAGAAGACGAAGCCGATCATGTCCGCGCCGGCGGCAAGCGCGGCGTCGACAGTCTCCTCGGTCGAAAGACCGCAGATTTTGACGATCACGGACATGGGTCAACCATCATGGGCTTCACGGATCCCGCAAGGGATGGCGCAAGGGTTTGGCACGAAAGCGCGCGCAAGTCCAAGCAAGATGATGGCCCGGCCCCTTCGCGCGGCGTTGCGTCGGGGGGAACCTTCACCCTTTTTATCCCTTCGGGCGAAAACACCACCCTCATCATGCTGAGGGGCCCGCAGGGCCGTCTCGAAGCACGCAGAGCGGCAGTGCCATCGATCGATTGCATCGAGATCGTGCGTCCTTCGAGGCCCGAGCTCCGCTCGGGCACCTCAGGATGATGAAGATAGAGCCCTGCATGACGGCCGGACAGCGACGCGCGAAGGTCTCGCGTCGAGAGCGGTGCCGGTGCGCGTTTCGAGCACGCGGGCGCCTGTGCAGACCGCGCGATCAGGCGGCGTCGCGGCGGATGGCGGGAAGCGCGGTGGCGGGGCTGGTCGAGGCGGCCCGGTACTGGGCGTTCTCGCGGCGCATGTCCTTCGCCTCGTGCTTCAGCCGGCGGGCCTGGCGACGCCATCGGGCCTGGCCGAGCCAGGTGGCGACGCCGCCGAGGACGATGCCGACGGCGATGGCCGCGAAGACCAGCGCATAGAGCGGCATGGCGACGACGACGGCGGGATCGGTTGTATTGAACGGATCGAGCGACAGGGCGACGTCGTGGCGGTTGGCGACCGACAGCGCGACCGCGACGATTGCGATCGGAACGAAGATGACGATCGCCAGAACCTTCTTCATCGAATTCGCCTACTCATCGTCACCGTCGTTGAGACGCTCGCGCATCTCCTTGCCCGTCTTGAAGAAGGGCACGTATTTCTCCGTGACCTCGACCTTCGAGCCCGTGCGCGGGTTGCGGCCCTGGCGGGCCGGGCGGTTCTTGACCGAGAACGCGCCGAAGCCGCGCAGTTCCACCCGGTCTCCGCGTGACAGAGCCTCGATGATCTCATCGAGGATCGAGTTCACGATGTGCTCCA
Coding sequences within:
- the trpB gene encoding tryptophan synthase subunit beta: MTAAVQPNSFKTGPDERGYFGIYGGRFVAETLMPLILELQQAYEDAKVDPAFKAELQALSTYYAGRPSKLYFAEGLTKHLGGARIFFKREDLNHTGSHKINNCLGQILLAKRMGKTRIIAETGAGQHGVASATVSARFGLPCVVYMGATDVERQKPNVFRMKLLGAEVVPVTAGNGTLKDAMNEALRDWVSNVEDTYYLIGTAAGPHPYPELVRDFQSVIGTEARAQMLEQEGRLPDMIIAAVGGGSNAIGLFHPFLDDKDVEIVGVEAGGHGLDVENGHAASMTGGRPGVLHGNRTYLLQDADGQILEGHSVSAGLDYPGVGPEHSWLRDTGRVTYVPIVDQEALDAFQVCTRVEGIIPALESAHAIAQAIKVAPTMAKDKTIIVNLSGRGDKDVHTVGKLLGMDI
- a CDS encoding folylpolyglutamate synthase/dihydrofolate synthase family protein → MDRSTVILERLFQLHPKEIDLSLDRLKPLMAKLGAPETKLGPVLHIAGTNGKGSTTAFLRAMLEAAGLSVHVYTSPHLVRFHERIRLGQQGGGRFVDEDALVDTLLDIEKVNDGAPITHFEITTAAAFKLFADHPADVTLLEVGLGGRYDATNIIDRPDVAVITPISVDHEKFLGSALDGIAHEKSGIIKRGRPVVSAPQSQVVLDVIERDASKLAAPLFVGNQDWVAHAERGRLVYQDEDGLIDLPPPRLPGRHQFVNAGTAIAALRRSSLDVPVAAIEAGLQNVEWPARMQRLTSGKLVDQAPPEAELWLDGGHNPGAGLVVAEAVADLEERVSRPLYLIAGMLVTKDPVGFFRPFAGLAQHVYTVPIEGSNAGRDPVELAAAAEAAGIASSATASVEAALAAIRKALPPGIAPRILICGSLYLGGTVLAANGTLPR
- the accD gene encoding acetyl-CoA carboxylase, carboxyltransferase subunit beta, whose translation is MNWINDVVRPKIKSLLNKREVPENLWIKCPETGEMVFHRDLEANHYVIPNSGYHMRMSAPKRLAYFFDEGKYEAISAPEVAVDPLKFRDERRYTDRLKDARTKTGLQDAVLVGAGTVEGVPMVTAVQDFDFMGGSLGMAAGEAVIAGMEAALNRKQPFVMFAASGGARMQEGILSLMQLPRTTAGVIALREAKLPYIVVLTNPTTGGVTASYAMLGDIQIAEPGALIGFAGPRVIEQTIREKLPPGFQRSEFLNEHGMVDLVVHRHQLRSTIARLCGVLGPQPAKVAAKGATKPAKAQPALAAPDAALAT
- the trxA gene encoding thioredoxin is translated as MATAKVTDSSFDADVLGASGPVVVDFWAEWCGPCRMIAPALEEIQSELEGKVTIAKLNIDENPDIAVRYGVRSIPTLILFKDGEPTSIQVGAAPKSRLSDWIKGAI
- a CDS encoding integration host factor subunit beta; its protein translation is MIKSELVQKIAEQNPHLYQRDVEHIVNSILDEIIEALSRGDRVELRGFGAFSVKNRPARQGRNPRTGSKVEVTEKYVPFFKTGKEMRERLNDGDDE
- the trpA gene encoding tryptophan synthase subunit alpha, which encodes MTETRIDRRFASLKSEGRPALVTFMTAGDPDPATTLALLKALPGAGADVIELGMPFSDPMADGPAIQAAGLRALKGGQTLVKTLDLVREFRQTDDATPIVLMGYYNPIYSHGPEAFVAEAKAAGVDGLIIVDLPPEADDELCIPALQAGLNFIRLATPTTDDKRLPAVLENTSGFVYYVSINGITGSAAPDASRVAESVARIKRHTHLPVSVGFGVRTAEQAAAIGANADGVVVGSAIVSAVAASLDSEGRATPATVPAVLALVSDLAGGVRAARKSVAA
- a CDS encoding lipopolysaccharide assembly protein LapA domain-containing protein, which codes for MKKVLAIVIFVPIAIVAVALSVANRHDVALSLDPFNTTDPAVVVAMPLYALVFAAIAVGIVLGGVATWLGQARWRRQARRLKHEAKDMRRENAQYRAASTSPATALPAIRRDAA
- the addA gene encoding double-strand break repair helicase AddA, translated to MSGVISVDDKTKDTQARATDPEASAWVSANAGSGKTYVLARRVIRLLLAGADPASILCLTFTKAAAAEMSGRVFEILAGWTTLPDPELAAILADYQGAPATPGHLVSARRLFARALETPGGLKIQTIHAFCERLLHQFPFEANVAGSFEVLDDRGASVLTAEAQRSVIAKAAAEAGTALGRAFATVLEAASDQGIEAALASLVASRDAVREFIVGAGDLTSGLRDLRHALGLAHGETAESLRARLASEVPLDDDDLRRLVDRLSASGANDKKSAARLAPILSAETEEGRAAAWLAYWTKSDGELRALSSLAAKAIRDGWPGLDETLEAERERIEFLLDRIASAEAYAVTSALLTLGDAVIGEYERAKQVRGALDFQDLVVKTANLLSRADAAAWVHYKLDRGLDHILVDEAQDTSPRQWQVIERLAGEFFSGQSARDVTRTFFAVGDEKQSIYSFQGAVPAWFARQRETISARADAAKALWHNLELTLSFRSTPDVLAAVDRIFEAEEAHAGLTQAKSPTVHAAARRLDPGRVTYWPPIEAEKAAVPEDWHTPLDHLDAKSPEVRLAERIAATVAGWKREGATIAATGKPIREGGILVLTRKRGPQTDAINRALKAAGLSVAGADRLALTSHIAVLDLMALADILLQPRDDLALAALLKSPLIGFSEEQLFELAHPRAGSLWYALDRSTDEAAVRASEQLKTWRVRAEHMSPYAFFARLLGPDGGRRRLLARLGPEADDVLDEFLAQALAHEQASVPSLQGFVGWMREAATQIKRDADLARDEIRVMTVHGAKGLEADIVFLVDTGSKPVHASHDPKIVALADDPDAADGAPLVWVAPGARKPHVVEQAIDTLREKAREEYRRLLYVGLTRARDHLIVCGTMKANTGSDRLWHELVGTALGTEGRTVPVAIPGDDFDSIEWRQDWSRVAAPAQEAATDAGGRAPAVPEPWLLQPPPAVPPVPRRLTPSAAVGFAEAEPAFPPVTALDARLDPAALTALDRGRIIHRLLQALPDQPPAQRAQVAGRYLDVVGKAWTEAERQDLLDRILPVLDDETFAELFGPSSRAEVPIAGVIETRSGPASVSGRIDRLVVLPDRVVIVDYKTNRPAPRRLDDVPDAHLAQLALYRAVLSRLYPDRPIETALLWTELPLLMAIPAELLDSRMAAITAA
- a CDS encoding phosphoribosylanthranilate isomerase, which translates into the protein MSVIVKICGLSTEETVDAALAAGADMIGFVFFPKSPRFVTTERAATLAERARGRAGIVALTVDMDDAGLAEIAQTVKPDWLQLHGNESVDRVAAVRHAFGLPVMKALGIGGTEDLARVPAYAEVADRLLLDAKPPKGAKHPGGNGVAFDWHLLDALDPGLSYMLSGGLDADNVAEALALTRPFGIDASSGVESAPGIKDPDRIHAFIAAIRGFRPNADQGPAIAGERMTS